A stretch of DNA from Methanoplanus endosymbiosus:
ATTTACATCTTCATATGCAGAGTGATAACCGGAAAGCTCAACAGTTACGTTGTAGGTTCCCACAGGATAATTGCTGAAGGTGAAATTGGTGGAATTGCCCGTGCTGACTCCATCAAGATAAATCAAGGCATTGGACGGAGTAGAATTCACCTGCAAAGTACCGGTCTGCTGAGTCAGACTGAAATTAACTAACTCAAGACCGCCTTTGGCAAGAGTAACTTCATCGCTGGCGTTGTCATAGCCGTCAAGTTCAACGGTTATGTTGTAGGTTCCTACCGGATAATTGCTGAACGTGAAGTTAGTGGAATTGCCGGTGCTGACTCCGTCAATATAGATTAAAGCGTCAGCAGGAGTAGAATTAACCTGCAAAGTACCGGTCTGCTGAGTCAGACTGAAATTAACTAACTCAAGACCACCTTTGGCAAGAGTCACTTCATCGCTGGCGTTTTCATAGCCGTCAAGTTCAACGGTTATGTTGTAGGTGCCAACCGGATAATTGGTGAACGTGAAGTTAGTGGAATTGCCGGTGCTGACTCCGTCAATATAGATTAAAGCGTCAGCAGGAGTAGAATTAACCTGCAAAGTACCGGTCTGCTGAGTCAGACTAAAGTTGACGAACTCAAGACCACCTTTGGCAAGAGTCACTTCATCGCTGGCGTTGTCATAGCCGTCAAGTTCAACGGTTATGTTGTAGGTTCCTACCGGATAATTGCTGAACGTGAAGTTAGTGGAATTGCCGGTGCTGACTCCATCAAGATAAATCAGAGCACTGGAAGGTGTAGAATTAACCTGCAAAGTACCGGTCTGCTGAGTCAGACTGAAATTAACTAACTCAAGACCACCTTTGGCAAGAGTCACTTCATCGCTGGCGTTGTCATATCCTTCAAGCTCAACGGTTACGTTGTAGGTGCCAACCGGATAATTGGTGAACGTGAAGTTTGTGGAATTGCCGGTGCTGACTCCGTCAATATAGATTAAAGCGTCAGCAGGAGTAGAATTAACCTGCAAAGTACCGGTCTGCTGAGTCAGACTGAAATTAACAAACTCAAGACCGCCTTTGGCAAGAGTAACTTCATCACTGGCGTTGTCATAGCCGTCAAGTTCAACAGTTACGTTGTAGGTGCCAGCCGGATAATCCGAGAACGTAAAGTTGGTATAATTGCCCGTGCTCTCGCCGTCTATGTAGATCAGGGCGTTGGCAGGGGTGGAATTAACCTGCAAAGTACCGGTCTGCTGAGTCAGACTGAAATTAACTAACTCAAGACCACCTTTGGCAAGTGTCACTTCATCGCTGGCGTTGTCATAGCCGTCAAGTTCAACCGTTACGTTGTAGGTGCCAACCGGATAATTGGTGAACGTGAAGTTCGTGGAATTGCCGGTGCTGACTCCATCAAGATAAATCAGGGCATTGGATGGAGTAGAATTAACCTGCAAAGTACCGGTCTGCTGAGTCAGACTGAAATTAACTAACTCAAGACCACCTTTGGCAAGTGTCACTTCATCGCTGGCGTTGTCATAGCCGTCAAGTTCAACCGTTACGTTGTAGGTGCCAGCCGGATAATTGCTGAACGTGAAGTTGGTGGAATTGCCGGTGCTGACTCCGCCAATATAGATTAAAGCGTCAGCAGGAGTGGAATTAACCTGCAAAGTACCGGTCTGCTGAGTCAGACTGAAATTAACTAACTCAAGACCGCCTTTGGCAAGAGTAACTTCATCACTGGCGTTGTCATAGCCTTCAAGTTCAACGGTTACGTTGTAGGTGCCAACCGGATAATCCGAGAACGTAAAGTTGGTATAATTGCCCGTGCTCTCGCCGTCTATGTAGATCAGGGCGTTGGCAGGGGTGGAATTAACCTGCAAAGTACCGGTCTGCTGAGTCAGACTGAAATTAACTAACTCAAGACCGCCTTTGACAAGAGTCACTTCATCGCTGGCGTTGTCATAGCCGTCAAGTTCAACAGTTACGTTGTAGGTTCCAACAGGATAACTGCTGAAAGTGAAGTTGGTATAATTACCAGTGCTCTCGCCGTCAATGTAGATCAGAGCGTTTGAAGGAGTAGAATTAACCCGCAGAGTGCCGACCTGTCTTGACAAAGTGAAGTTGACCTCACCAACAGTTCCACTGGCAATATTTACAGAATTGGTGGCATTGTCATAGCCGTCAAGCTCAACTGTCACATTGTAGGTTCCAGCCGGATAATTGGTGAACGTGAAGTTGGTATAATTACCAGTGCTCTCGCCGTCAATGTAGATCAGAGCGTTTGAAGGAGTAGAATTAACCCGCAGAGTGCCGACCTGTCTTGACAAAGTGAAGTTGACCTCACCAACAGTTCCACTGGCAATATTTACAGAATTGGTGGCATTGTCGTAGCCATCAAGTTCTACGGTTACGTTGTAGGTGCCAGCCGGATAATCCGAGAACGTAAAGTTGGTATAATTGCCGGTGCTGACTCCGTCAAGATAAATCAGGGCATTGGATGGGGTAGAGTTGACCTGCAGATCACCAACAGAGCGTGTAAGATTAAACACCGCAACCCGGGTATCATTACCTGGAAGGACCAATACTTCAGATTCAGAATCATAACCCGCCAACTCAATTGTAACATTATACTCCCCGGCAACCTGCTCAGTAAAGGTATGATTGGTTACAAAACCAGAATCCATTCCATTCAGGTAAATCGTAGCATTTTGTGGTACAGATTCAATCTGCAGAATTCCGGTTTCAAACGTCTCCCACTGGAATATCGGGTATTTGGATTTTGAATCAAACGCTCTCCAGATTTTAGAATTATCACTGGAAGTGCTTATTATATCGGCCGACCATTTAAGGCTGTGATATAATTTTGTTCCAGTGAGGAAGTTATAGTCCCTGAATTCCGTTATATCAGAAATATAGATGCCACCATAGCCTCCGGATTTATTATAACGATAACAATTATCTATGTCATTGAGGCTACTGCACCCAGTAAGACCGCCGGCATAGTTACTCGCAGTGCCACTGCCCGTTGCATAACAATTTGTTAAGGTACTATCAGGGGAATTATAACCAACAAGACCACCGGCATAATTACCAGAAGCAGTGGCATTGCCTGTTGCATAACAGTTTGTTATTTTGCCCTTATTATTTCTACCAACAAGACCACCGGCTTGTTCTGTTGTAGCAGTGGCACCGCCCGTTGCATAACAGTTTGTTAAGGTGCTATCTTTATTATAACCATTATAACCAACAAGACCACCGGCTTGCTTTGTAGCAGAAGCATTACCCGTTGCAGAACAATTCGTTAGGGAGCCACCATTATTCACCCCAACAAGACCACCGGCTTGTTCTGTTGTAGCATTGGCACTGCCCGTTGCATAACATTTTGTTAAGGTGCCAGAATTATAACCGGCAAGACCGCCGGCACCAGATTCTGCAGTGGCATTACCCGTTGCATAACAGTTTGTTAAGAGGCCAGAATAAATATGACCAGCAAGACCGCCGGCACCAGATTCTGCGGCGGCATTACCCGTTGCATAACAATTTGTTAAGGTGGCATAATTATTAAGATCACCAACAAGACCGCCGGCACCAGATTCTGCGGTGGCACTGCCCGTTGCAGAACAGTTTGTTAAGGTGCCCCTATCTTTAGAACCAACAAGACCGCCGGCATACTTATTTGCAGTGGCATTGCCTGTTGCATAACAGTTTGTTAAGAGGCCACTACCATCATAACCAACAAGACCACCGGCAGATTCTGTTGTAGCATTGGCACTGCCCGTTGCATAACTATCTGTTATGGTACTGGTATCAGATTTAGAACTAGAACCAACAAGACCGCCGGCATACTTATTTGCAGTGGCATTACCTGTTGCATAACAGTTTGTTAAGGTGTTAGCCAAATCATAACCAGCAAGACCACCGGCATGTTCTATTGTAGCAGTGGCACTGCCTGTTGCAGAACAGTTTGTTAAGGTGCTATAATAACTAATACCAACAAGACCACCGGCATAATCACGTCCCGCAATGACATTCCCGGTTGCAGAACAGTTGGTTATTTTGCCATTTCGATTATAACCAGCAAGACCACCGGCTTGCTTTGTAGCAGAAGCATTACCCGTTGCAGAACAATTCGTTAGGGAGCCACCATCATTCTTCCCAACAAGACCACCGGCAGAACCACCAGCAGCAGTGGCATTGCATGCTGCAGAACAGTTGATTATTGTACCGGAATTCCATCCAACAAGACCGCCGGCATAATTACGTCCCGCAATGACATTCCCGGTTGCAGAACAGTTGGTTATTGTACCGGAATTCCATCCAACAAGACAGCTTGCATTATCAACCACAGATGTGGAGTCACCTGTTGCAGAACAGTTTTCAATTAAACCACAATTCCAGCCGGCAAGAATACCAACACTATTATTTCCTTTTACTCCAACACCGGCAGTTTCAATATTTAAATCTCTTATAGCTCCGCCGGAACCGACATATCCAAATAGACCAAGATTATCTGAACCACTTTCATCCAGCGTAAAATTAAAGATTGAATATACCTGACCGTCAAAACTCCCGGTGAAATAAGTACTAATATTACCTATCGTCTCAGTAGGTCCGCTTTCATTAAGAGCTATATCATTGACCAGACTAAAATTACTGCCCCAGTCTTCAGAATGTCCGGACAGATAAATCAGATCTTCCTCTGTGCTGATATTATAAGGGTCATCTGAAGTGCCGCTGCCCCCGCTGTATTTCTGAATCGAAATTAAAGTAAAGTCAAGAGTTTCAGTCTCACCTGATTCAAGCACCACAACCGAAAATGCAGGACTGGAAGTATAACCACTATGGGATATTGTTACATTATACATCCCTTCCGGAATCTCAGAGAGAGTTGCATTGGTAGTCCTGATGGTATCAACACCGTTCAGGAAAACTTCTGCACCCGCCGGAGTCGAGTTTACATTAATAGTGCCAGTACCAAAAGACTGCCACTGAAATATTGGATAGTGTCCTTTGTAACTAAATGCCCTCCAGACTTTTGCTGAGTCAGCATCAGTGCTTATAATACCCGAAGACCAATTCAGACCATTATTTTCCGTAGTTCCGGTTAGGAATTCATAGTCCTTAAACTTAGTAATATCTGAAATATGGGTGCCTGAATCACCTTCATTCCCGGTATAACGATAACAATTATCAATAGTTCCGCTATTAACCCCAACAAGTCCGCCGGAATTACTATCTCCAACACCTCTTCCGGTTGCATAACAATTGACAATATCTCCTTTATTATCACCAACAAGTCCACCGGAATGACTATTGCCAATACCACTTCCGGTTGCATAACAATTGGTTATGGTGCCATCAAAATCGTTATTTCCAACAAGACCGCCGACATAATTATCAGATGTGGCATTACCAACTGAGTAACTGTCTGTAATTGTACCATGATTAACTCCAGCAAGACCACCGACATTAAAGTGGTCTGAAGAACTGGCGATTGCATCACCCGTAGAATAACAATATATTATTTCACTGCCGTCGGCATTCTCTCCAACAAGACCTCCGGCGTTATTAGAAAAGAGAGTAGTGGCATTACCAGTAGCAAAACTATTTATAATCTTACCATTATTACGCCCGACAAGAGCACCAACATTATAATGAGAGATCTCGGCATAAACGGAGGCACTACAATTATTTATAATACTGTTGTCATTAGTGCCAACAAGTCCACCGCCGTAATTTCTACTACAGGTTGCACTACCGGTAGCTGTACAGTTTATTAACTGGCTGTTTCCCTCATTAAAACCAATAAGACCACCGACATAATCAACGGCAGCAGTTGAATCACCAGTAACAGAACAATTTGTTATTATGCCCCCGCTGTTTTTTCCGGCAAGAATACCAACAGAGGTATTCCCATTAACGCCACCTGCTCCTGCTTCAACTCCCAGGTTTTTAATTTCTCCACCGGAAATGTAACCAAAAAGACCAATATTATCAGAGCTACTCTTATCAATTGTAAAATTGCTTATGGTATAACCCTGGCCGTCAAAACTGCCGGTAAACTTGGTAATTGAATTACCAATGGTCTCAGCCGGACTGCTGACAAGGGCAATATTATTAATCACACTGAAATTACTGCCCCAGTCTTCAGAATGTCCGGAGAGGTAGATCAGGTCTTCTTCTGTGCTGATATTGTAAGGGTCATCTGAAGTACCGCTGCCGCCGCTGTATTTCTGATCCAAAGTTAAAGTAAAGTCAACAGTTTCAGTCTCACCTGATTCAAGTGTCACTTCATCGCTGGCGTTGTCATAGCCGTCAAGTTCAACGGTTATGTTGTAGGTGCCAGCCAGATAATTGGTGAAAGTAAAATTGGTGTAATTGCCCGTGCTCTCGCCGTCTATGTAGATCAGAGCACTGGAAGGTGTAGAGTTTACCTGTAGTGTTCCAACATCTCTTTCCAGTGTGAAGTCGGCATATGCTGTTGTACCATCGGCAAGCATAATTGTCTGATATTTTGTCCCATAACCGTCTTTTGTTACTGATACATTATAATACCCTTCCGGAATCTCAGAGATAGTTGTATTAGTAACTACCTCAGTATCAGCCCCGTTTAAGTAAACTGTCGCTCCGTCAGGATCTGAATTAATCCGAAGAGTTCCATTTCCAAAAGACTGCCACTGGAAGAAAGGATACTGGCACTTATATGTGGATACTCTCCATGTTTTCGACAAATCAGCATCAGTGCTGATTATGCCTGTTGACCAGTTCAGACCGTTATTTACCGTACTTCCGGTAAGGAAATCATAGTCCCTGAATTTCGTCATATCAGAAATATAGGTGCCGTAACTATTGCCGTTGTCAGCATAACGATAACAATTATTTATGTTACCGTTATAGTTCTTGTCCCCAATAAGACCACCGGCATATGTATCAGCAGTGGCATTGCCTGTTGCATAACAGTTGGTTAAGTCGCCTCCAAAATTATAACCAATAAGACCACCGGCATATGTATCAGCAGTGGCATTGCCTGTTGCATAACAGTTGGTTAAGGCATCACAATTAGTATAACCAACAAGACCACCGGCATGTGTAGCAGCAGTGGCATTGCCTGTTGCATAACAGTTTGTTAAGGTGCTAATATCATAACCAACAAGACCACCGGCATCCTTATTTGCAGTGGCACTGCCAGTTGCATAACAGTTTGTTAAGGTGCCGAAATTATAACTAACAAGACCACCGGCATAGTCACCAGCAGCAGTGGCACTGCCAGTTGCGGAACAATTAGTTATTGTGCCTTCATTAACACCAACAAGACCACTGACATATCCTTTTGCAGTGGCACTGCCAGTTGCATAACAGTTTGTTAAGGTGCCTAAATTATAACTAACAAGACCACCGGCAAAATTCATTGTTGCAGAAGTATTACCAGTTGCATAACAGTTTGTTAAAGTGCCAGAATTAAAACCAACAAGTACACCAACATAACTCTTCCCTGTTACACCATCATCACAAGCTTCAACTCCAAGGTTCTTAATATCTCCACCAGTATGGACATAACCAAACAGACCAACATTATCAGAATCACTTTTATCCATCGTGAAATTGCTTATGGTATAATCCTGACCGTCAAAACTGCCGGTAAACCTGGTACTCGAATTACCAATCGTCTCAGTCGGACTTCCGGAAGAGAGGGAGATGTTATCTGTCAGAATAAAGTAATTACCCGGACCCCAGTTCCCGGAATCAGTTGATAATTCAATAAGATCCTCTTTAGTGCTTATCTGATAAGGATTCAAGGAGGAACCATCCCCCCCGCTGTATTTTATTTCAGTTAAAGTAAAATCAACCGCTTTGGTTTCATCCGATCCAAGCGTCAGCAGCAAAAATTCCGGTGAGGAAGCATAACCATCACGTACAACTGTGACATTATATTCACCCTCAGCTATATCAGATAAAACTGCATTGGTTGTAACCCCGGTATCAACCCCATTTAGGTAAACTTTCGCCCCATCAGGATCTGAATTTACCTGAAGAGTTCCGGTTTTAAAAGTCTGCCACTGGAACACCGGGAACTGGCTTTTATCTGCAAACGCCTTCCAAATCTTTGAATGATCGGCATCATTACTGATAATGTCAGGTGACCATGCAAGACCTTCATTGGGTGTCGTTCCGGTGAGGAATGCAATGTCCATGAACTTCGTCAGATTAGATACATATATGCCGTTAAGATTTCCTCCGTTATAATGCCTGTAACAGTTTGTTAAGGTGCTAATATCATAACCAACAAGACCACCGCCATTGGCATCACCAGTAGCATAACAGTTTGTTATTGGGCCTTCATTACATCCTACAAGACCACCGGCATCCTTATTTGCAGTGGCACTGCCCGTTGCATAACAGTTTGTTAAGGTGACGCCTTGATTATGACCAACAAGACCACCGGCAGAGTCCGTTGCAGTGACATTGCCAGTTGCATAACAGTTTGTTAAGGTGCCTAAATTATAACCAACAAGACCACCAACATTAACTGAACCAGTTGCATCACCCGTTGCAGAGCAGTTAATAATTCTGCCCAAATTTGCTCCGGCAAGAACACCAACATGACTCTTCCCTGTTACACCATCACACCCAGCCTCAACACCAAGATTTTTAATTTCTGCAACGGAATTAAGACAACCAAAAAGACCAACACAATCAGAACCACTTTTATCCATCGTAAAATCACTTATGATATAACCCTGGCCGTCAAAACTACCGGCGAAATTATCACCAAAATTACCAATTGTCTCAGTCGGACTGTTGACAAGGGCAATGTCATTGGCCAGGATGAAATATTTATCTCCGCCCCAGTTTCCGGAGTCTGTTGAAAGGGAGATGATGTCCGCCCCTGTACTTATCTGATAGGGATTACCGGAGGAACCATCTCCACCGCTGTAAGCACTCACAGTTCCCGTCAATACAAGTATTGCCACAAATAATGACAATAAAAAAACTCTAAAGTAAGAGAAACCTACTACGCCCGAATAAAAACGCTGACACTCCATTATAACCCAACTCCCCGAAACTTATGAGTAGAACCACCTACCCAGATTTGCAAATTAATATCGCATTTATGGTAACTTTTGACGGCCCCGCCATCCGGAAATAATATATAATATATCCTTTGCACCGATGAAAAAAATAAACAAGATTTACGGATACAAAAACTTCACTCATATCAGCCTCCAACCGACACCATAATGAAGTATATTACAAAGTCATCCTTACCAATCAGACCATAATTAAATTATACTGAATTATGTCTCCAATGAGTTATAATAATATTCACCAATAAATCATTAAAATCTGAAAAATTGTGAATAATATTGCCACATTACAGAGATTATTACAAAATATTTCGACACATCATAAATCAAACCCGGACGGATCATTTCAGCGATTACAGAATCTATCATCCAAATAACCAGATACACATATTATCCGGAATAAATAGATTGAATATTTACACATTATATTTGTTTATATTTCGCAACAAAAAAGTAGAAGATAAACAATCTGACAGAACAGTCAGCATCAAAGCCCCGCATAAAACCCGGAAATTCCCATACTGATTTAATCCCCATTAACGAAAAAAATTGTATGATAAACCAATCCGACATAAACCACATACGGGTTTATAAATATTTTAAGAACTGAATCATACCCTGCCTAATACCCGGACATTTCAGATATTTCCAGTAAAAAATTATAAAGACTAAAAAGGCAAATTATTCATAGAGTTCATTAACCGGTATGAAATGAACACAAAAGTCATATTGACGTAAATATGTCAAAGATGATGTAAAGAACACATAACAGGAAATAATTTTGATATTTCCTAACTATGGTGATTAAGATGAGAAAGGTATGTTTATCAGGAATTTTACTGCTATCCGTAATTCTCCTCGCAGGTGCAGCATCAGCCGCATCTGTAGGCGGAGATCAGGGATGGTATAATATCCACTGCAATGTGGACGGTGCAGCAGTCTATATGGACGGAGAATACAAAGGCGAGATTGTAAACGGAATACTTACAGTGCCTGTGTACTCCACCGGAACTCCGTACAAAACAATTTCAGTTGAAATGCCGGGCTACACAACATGGTTTGAGAACATTGACACAAACCCGGCAATGGGCGAGCAGGAAGATATCTATGCTACATTGAACCCTTCCACTGAACCGACTCCGGCACCAATAGGCGGCGACACAGGATACTACGTTGTGTACTGCAATGTTGACGGTGCTGACGTTTACTTTGGTTCAGACTACAAAGGACAGACAGCAAACGGCGAACTCACAGTTGAGATTTACACAACCGGAACCCCGTACACAACATATTCTGTTCAGAAGAGTGGATATACACCATTTACAGCACAGATTTCAGACTATCCTGCAAAGGGCGAGACTGTAAAGCTTCATGCAACCTTAAACCCTGCACCACAGCCAACAAAGTCGCCTGTCGCACCCGGAATCATCATGATCTCAGTTATGGGTGCCCTCCTCTGCGGATTCTTAATCTCCAGAAGAGAATAATTCAGAATTTATGATCATTTGAAATGATCATAAATCAACTTTTTTTAAAAAACGGAAATATTCCGGATTTCTTAAATAACCAGGCTATATAAGCAGGCCGGCAGTCAGTAACCAAAAAGTTCCGGCTGACAGAATAATTCATCCTACTCATCAGAAATTTTAGCCTTCCTGCCGGCCAATGAGACCGAAAAGCAGAGTTCAACAAAAATATTATTTCGCAAAACCCCAATATCAGTACTTTAAAGATTCCGCAAATTTCATCACATAAGACCCCGGAGTTTTCTGCCTAAACTCAAATAGTTAAGTACTTCTCAATATTATATTGTGTCAAAACCTCTGCTGCGTGCCGTGGAATGTTTGCACAATCTGAATCAGACAAATGTTCAATATGATCTTGTTTTTTTGATGTACCAATTGCCAATCAATAGATATATATTGCCTCCAAAACATCATCCTTGTGGCAATATTTGGTCAAAAAAACAGCAAAATCCAGTCAGATACAGGACTGAAGCTTGGAAAACTTGAATTGATCTGTGATATTATTGAGGATCATATCTCCTTTCCAGATGGCAGATATTATGATTCAAAAACAATTGTAAGAGGAACAATAGCAGCGGCATGTTCTAAAAATTCGATTTCAGGACTTGTAAAAATGACAGATGGTTTGCCATCCCATACAACCTGTCTGAAATATTTACATAATATTGACATGGAGAAATTAGAATCAGATTCCTCTAAAATACTTTTATTGGCAGGGGAAGGCATAATTATAGAAGGCAGGGCTTACAATTTTGCTATTGATAAAACCCTCAAGCCATATTATGGGGTTAAAGACGAAGAAGAAGATCCTAATATTATACGCAACAAGAAGAAAGCATCGACAACCAAGTTCTTTGCTTACATGACTTTATCGATTGTGGACCAGGATAAGCACCTCACCCTTCTTGTTATTCCCTGGAAAGATAATGATAATAATTTTGATGGAATAAAAACATGTGTTGAGTTAATTCGGAGTTTAGGTCTGAAAATAAAATGTTTAATGTTAGACAGGGAGTTCTACACAGGTAAAATCTTTAGCTACCTAAAAGAATCAGATGTCCCACACCTCATGCCGGTGAAGCAACATGGTGAGGAACTCAAAAAGAATCTAAAAGGTAAAAAATCAAAATCCTTTAAACACACCCTAAATTCAAAATCAAAGTTCCCATTGGAGATAGAAATAGTTGACTGTATTGTCTATCAAATGGGAAAGAAAGGCAAAAATGGTGTACTTCATCGAGCATTTGTAGTTTATAAGGTATGTAAATCTCCAAAATCGATTAGAAGATTGTATAAACACAGATTTGCCATTGAGTCCACATATGTCCTTGCTAATAAAAGTGGTGCAAGGACATCCACTAAGGATCCGGTAGTTAGGTTTTATTATTTTTTAATCTCTTTTATAATACAGAACCATTGGGTTTCAATCAAATGGAAGAGATTTGCAAAACTTCAGAGGGGACCAAAGGTAATTTATAGAGATCGATTTCCCTTGCACC
This window harbors:
- a CDS encoding transposase; translated protein: MAIFGQKNSKIQSDTGLKLGKLELICDIIEDHISFPDGRYYDSKTIVRGTIAAACSKNSISGLVKMTDGLPSHTTCLKYLHNIDMEKLESDSSKILLLAGEGIIIEGRAYNFAIDKTLKPYYGVKDEEEDPNIIRNKKKASTTKFFAYMTLSIVDQDKHLTLLVIPWKDNDNNFDGIKTCVELIRSLGLKIKCLMLDREFYTGKIFSYLKESDVPHLMPVKQHGEELKKNLKGKKSKSFKHTLNSKSKFPLEIEIVDCIVYQMGKKGKNGVLHRAFVVYKVCKSPKSIRRLYKHRFAIESTYVLANKSGARTSTKDPVVRFYYFLISFIIQNHWVSIKWKRFAKLQRGPKVIYRDRFPLHHFITILIKEAWEHFHLLSLNEIAIS